A genomic segment from Thiomicrorhabdus aquaedulcis encodes:
- a CDS encoding rhodanese-like domain-containing protein codes for MKKLTLSWLSAAALAGLMSASLVHAAPAPTDEKKQTPQGLYVDAKETAEMMKKDPKVILVDVRTPAEWQFVGYTKDAQIMIPSVFFKYDGMDDKKPRYRSMPNANFVAELEGKAAELGADENSTYILMCRSGATRAQPAAKMMAQYGYKNVYVMTDGFEGDKVKEGDKKDFRIKDGWKNVGLPWTYDLDAKTAYIEKN; via the coding sequence ATGAAAAAACTCACTCTATCTTGGTTAAGCGCCGCTGCCTTAGCTGGCTTAATGTCTGCATCATTGGTACATGCCGCGCCAGCCCCAACCGATGAGAAAAAACAAACTCCTCAAGGACTGTACGTTGACGCCAAAGAAACCGCAGAGATGATGAAAAAAGACCCAAAAGTTATTTTAGTGGACGTACGCACTCCGGCCGAATGGCAATTTGTCGGTTACACCAAAGACGCGCAAATTATGATTCCATCGGTATTTTTTAAATACGACGGCATGGACGACAAAAAACCCCGTTACCGCTCTATGCCCAATGCCAACTTTGTGGCCGAGCTAGAAGGAAAAGCCGCTGAATTGGGCGCAGATGAAAACAGCACCTACATTTTAATGTGTCGTTCGGGCGCGACGCGGGCGCAACCTGCCGCTAAAATGATGGCTCAATACGGTTACAAAAATGTTTACGTAATGACCGATGGTTTTGAAGGCGACAAAGTTAAAGAAGGCGATAAAAAAGATTTTCGCATTAAAGATGGCTGGAAAAACGTTGGTTTACCATGGACTTACGACTTAGATGCTAAAACAGCGTATATTGAGAAAAACTGA
- a CDS encoding flavin reductase family protein, translating into MYFNAQELPTQKLYSLLVSGVVPRPIAWVSTLDSDGIANLAPYSFFTVASVQPPILSITHINANDKPIKDTLANLQSTQSCVVNIVSAHLAEKMNATSAQYPLGVSEFEQVGIESIVSQSVDALAVKDAKMQFECRLREVINLSNQPGGGVIILLDVLGINVADEVLNNGAIDAELLDAVGKMSGNDYSHTRQRFSLARPSIDSK; encoded by the coding sequence ATGTATTTTAATGCTCAGGAACTGCCCACCCAAAAACTCTATTCACTGTTAGTAAGCGGCGTAGTACCGCGTCCTATTGCCTGGGTGAGCACACTTGATAGCGATGGAATAGCCAATTTAGCGCCCTACTCGTTTTTTACGGTGGCCAGCGTGCAACCACCTATTTTAAGCATTACGCACATTAACGCTAATGACAAACCTATAAAAGACACTCTGGCTAATTTGCAGAGCACTCAAAGCTGTGTGGTGAATATTGTCAGCGCGCATTTGGCCGAAAAAATGAACGCCACCAGTGCGCAATATCCATTGGGCGTGAGTGAGTTTGAGCAAGTGGGTATTGAATCTATTGTCAGTCAATCGGTTGATGCCCTAGCGGTTAAAGACGCTAAAATGCAGTTTGAATGTCGTTTACGAGAGGTTATTAATTTGTCTAATCAACCCGGAGGAGGGGTGATTATTTTGTTAGACGTATTAGGCATAAATGTGGCGGATGAAGTGTTAAATAACGGCGCTATTGATGCCGAATTGCTCGATGCCGTAGGTAAAATGTCGGGTAACGATTATAGCCATACTCGCCAAAGATTTAGTTTGGCACGACCAAGTATTGATTCTAAATAG
- a CDS encoding HPP family protein: MFAIYNIDGRRFRDNLEALKRVRAPDPSEAFNLHSNVAQDETVIIQGLKTETLNTKGLEAYRTMLHLNERAPIFHAYQLMSHPVITLPIDLPIIDAYQLMKKHKFNQMPVSTAQMQLVGLVTLTDLLAFIIDDNNKVSFVTNKTVKDAMTSEVITADPVSDVRRIAHVMVEYNLTSVPIVNDQDNLIGIVTRTDLLKAMLKDPPLSLWS, translated from the coding sequence ATGTTTGCAATATACAACATTGATGGGCGACGTTTTAGAGATAATTTAGAGGCTTTAAAGCGAGTACGAGCGCCCGATCCAAGTGAAGCGTTTAACCTCCACAGTAACGTTGCGCAAGATGAAACGGTCATTATTCAAGGTCTTAAAACCGAAACCTTAAACACCAAAGGACTTGAAGCTTACCGAACTATGTTGCACCTAAATGAACGTGCACCCATTTTTCATGCCTATCAACTGATGAGTCATCCCGTGATTACCTTGCCAATTGATTTACCTATTATTGATGCCTATCAATTGATGAAAAAACACAAATTTAATCAAATGCCGGTAAGTACTGCACAAATGCAATTGGTTGGATTAGTCACCCTAACCGATTTATTAGCCTTTATTATTGACGATAATAACAAGGTTTCATTTGTAACCAATAAAACGGTTAAAGATGCTATGACCTCTGAAGTTATTACTGCAGACCCTGTTTCGGATGTACGGCGTATTGCACATGTTATGGTGGAATATAATTTAACCAGTGTTCCCATCGTTAATGATCAAGATAATTTAATTGGCATTGTGACACGCACCGACCTGCTTAAAGCCATGCTAAAAGATCCACCGCTTAGTCTTTGGAGTTAA
- a CDS encoding 2-isopropylmalate synthase: MNPQKYQRTPTPNLPNRQWPNQFLTQAPLWVSVDLRDGNQALANPMTVEQKLLLWHQLVALGFKTIEVGFPSASKVEFEFTRRLIEDNLIPDDVSIQVLVQAREHLIKRTYEALQGVNKAVVHVYNTTSKVQRDCVFEKSQADIKAMAVQGAQWVQEYAQKAKVDFPNSQFVFQYSPESFSQTETDYAVEVCQAVMDVWSPTPQQKCILNLPATVESTSPNRFADQVEYFINKLNNRQSVLISIHTHNDRGCAVAAAELALLAGADRIEGTLLGNGERTGNMDIVTLAMNLYSEGIDPKLNLQNPKEWIPVVEEVTKIKTHPRHPWVGEVVYTAYSGSHQDAIRKCLLKQHANQPWNVAYLPIDPKDLGRDYEAIIRVNSQSGKAGSAFVLAQEYGLNLPKWVQVDFAPVAQTLAEQQGGVVSHLDLYNAFSAYYGLNNQEVSLNHYQLDKTGQQEKLSIEVNGEIWTGLGNGTLSALCDAWKNRTGETVEIVDYVEHALHLQSAIDTGKEAFAMAYVLVQRNQSQSVGVAMAKDSVSAMLLALLKGF, encoded by the coding sequence ATGAATCCCCAAAAATACCAACGTACACCCACGCCCAATTTACCCAATAGACAATGGCCTAACCAATTTTTAACCCAGGCGCCGTTATGGGTCAGTGTCGATTTGCGCGATGGCAATCAAGCGTTGGCCAATCCAATGACGGTTGAGCAAAAATTGTTGCTATGGCATCAATTGGTGGCGTTGGGGTTTAAAACCATCGAAGTGGGATTTCCATCGGCCAGTAAGGTTGAATTTGAGTTTACCCGCCGGTTGATTGAAGACAATTTAATCCCAGACGACGTGAGTATTCAGGTGTTGGTGCAAGCACGTGAACACTTAATAAAACGCACTTACGAAGCGTTACAAGGCGTTAATAAGGCCGTGGTTCACGTCTACAACACCACCTCAAAAGTACAACGCGATTGCGTTTTTGAAAAATCCCAAGCCGACATCAAAGCCATGGCGGTGCAGGGCGCGCAATGGGTGCAAGAGTACGCCCAAAAAGCTAAAGTGGATTTTCCAAACAGTCAGTTTGTCTTTCAATATTCACCCGAAAGTTTTTCGCAAACCGAAACCGATTACGCGGTAGAAGTTTGTCAGGCGGTGATGGACGTTTGGTCGCCCACACCCCAACAAAAATGCATTTTAAATTTGCCCGCCACCGTTGAAAGTACCTCACCCAATCGCTTTGCTGATCAGGTGGAATACTTTATAAATAAACTTAATAATCGACAATCGGTGCTTATCTCAATTCACACCCACAACGACCGAGGATGTGCTGTGGCCGCCGCCGAATTAGCCTTGTTGGCCGGTGCGGATCGCATTGAAGGTACGTTGTTAGGCAACGGCGAACGCACCGGTAATATGGACATTGTGACCTTGGCGATGAATTTGTACAGCGAAGGCATTGACCCTAAATTAAATCTGCAAAACCCCAAAGAGTGGATTCCAGTGGTCGAAGAGGTCACTAAGATTAAAACGCATCCCCGTCATCCTTGGGTGGGCGAAGTGGTGTACACCGCCTATTCGGGCAGTCATCAAGATGCAATCAGAAAATGTTTGTTAAAACAGCACGCCAATCAACCCTGGAATGTGGCTTATTTGCCCATTGATCCGAAAGATTTAGGCCGTGATTACGAAGCAATTATTCGGGTTAACAGTCAATCGGGCAAAGCGGGTTCGGCGTTTGTGTTGGCGCAAGAATATGGCTTAAATTTACCCAAATGGGTGCAAGTCGATTTTGCCCCAGTGGCGCAAACCTTGGCCGAACAGCAGGGCGGGGTGGTCAGTCATCTTGATTTATATAATGCATTTAGTGCGTATTATGGACTTAATAATCAAGAGGTTAGTCTTAATCACTATCAGTTGGATAAAACAGGTCAGCAAGAAAAATTGTCTATTGAAGTGAATGGAGAAATCTGGACAGGCCTGGGTAATGGCACGTTAAGTGCCTTGTGCGACGCCTGGAAAAATCGTACCGGAGAAACAGTTGAAATAGTCGATTACGTCGAACACGCATTGCATTTACAAAGCGCAATTGACACAGGTAAAGAGGCGTTTGCGATGGCGTACGTTTTGGTACAGCGCAATCAAAGTCAATCAGTCGGTGTGGCCATGGCTAAAGATTCGGTGAGTGCCATGTTGTTGGCCTTGTTAAAGGGCTTTTAA
- a CDS encoding Lrp/AsnC family transcriptional regulator, whose product MQLDQYDKLILNALQNNGRLTNQEMADQIGLSPSACLRRFKTLETSGVITGYRALLDAKKLGLDLMALIHISMDKHTKERFNQFETAVQALPNVLECLLLTGQSADYQLKVVVKDLEAYQDLLLNHVTQIEGVSGVHTSFVLRKVIDKMAIPL is encoded by the coding sequence ATGCAACTGGATCAGTACGACAAACTTATTTTAAATGCGCTGCAGAATAACGGTCGTTTAACCAATCAAGAAATGGCCGACCAAATTGGTTTGTCGCCGTCGGCGTGTTTACGACGTTTTAAAACTTTAGAGACTTCAGGGGTTATTACTGGGTATAGAGCGTTGTTAGACGCTAAAAAGTTAGGTTTAGATTTGATGGCTTTAATTCACATTTCTATGGACAAACATACCAAAGAACGCTTTAACCAATTTGAAACCGCTGTGCAGGCCTTGCCAAACGTTTTAGAGTGTTTATTACTAACAGGGCAAAGTGCCGATTATCAATTAAAGGTGGTGGTAAAAGATTTAGAAGCCTATCAAGATTTGCTGTTAAATCATGTTACTCAAATTGAGGGCGTTAGCGGTGTACACACCAGCTTTGTCTTGCGAAAAGTGATTGATAAAATGGCGATACCATTATAA
- a CDS encoding ATP-binding protein encodes MFTSQRIKADIQTQKRLDYLHISTLKLVLNNNLSSSLGNFGVASLLTLILAQFTPSLTLWLWFAFMALVSVARLLIGFNFAKKIEKHYQPSYNKLMFALVVLTALGWGVSALLFIDSNNPLTNAYITIALAGIVAGSTASLIPIKHYFYSFLLIILIPVLLVYSTMGEMANYLFAVMILVFILFMLRNGKLFNQNITKNLELLYENNQLIENLHIQKNKALEASMLKSQFLANMSHEIRTPMNAIIGFIHLLKEEETEPKKVNYLNTVIEASQNLLNIINDILDFSKIESNQMMLEQKAFNPQIEVQNCLDLFASRFNTKHIKTTLIVNNNVPEYAVSDAFRIKQILNNLLSNAVKFSPEYSEITVEITYQLATQTLHISVKDQGIGIAPEKQSSIFNAFIQADASTTRKYGGTGLGLAISTKLTKLLGGDISVQSELGLGSQFTFSVVAPISSNDTLKKTHTSTIKMPTQLAGHVLIVEDNIINQKLLTTLLKKVGLTSEVANDGLEAVEAFKNQTNNQTFNIILMDENMPNLSGIEATQRIRQLEKTQNLPPMPIIAVTANAMEGDSIQFLTHGLNEYLTKPINVPLLYSLLERYLTKAVL; translated from the coding sequence ATGTTCACTTCACAACGCATTAAAGCAGATATTCAAACTCAAAAACGCCTGGATTATTTGCATATTAGTACGTTAAAACTAGTGCTAAATAATAATCTAAGCAGCAGTTTGGGTAATTTTGGAGTGGCGAGTTTACTGACGCTTATTTTGGCGCAATTTACACCGTCTTTAACGTTATGGTTATGGTTTGCGTTTATGGCATTAGTTTCTGTCGCACGCTTATTGATAGGGTTTAATTTTGCTAAAAAAATAGAAAAACATTATCAACCCAGTTATAACAAATTAATGTTTGCTTTGGTGGTGCTTACCGCATTGGGTTGGGGGGTAAGTGCGTTGTTATTTATTGATTCAAACAATCCACTTACTAATGCCTACATTACTATTGCTTTAGCCGGTATTGTGGCTGGCAGCACCGCGTCACTGATTCCGATTAAACATTATTTTTACAGTTTTTTACTTATCATTTTAATTCCGGTTTTATTGGTTTATAGCACCATGGGAGAAATGGCTAATTATCTGTTTGCGGTAATGATTTTAGTGTTTATTTTGTTTATGTTGCGCAACGGAAAACTGTTTAACCAAAACATTACTAAGAATTTAGAGTTGTTATATGAAAATAATCAACTTATTGAAAATTTGCACATTCAAAAAAATAAAGCCTTAGAAGCGAGTATGTTAAAAAGTCAATTTTTAGCCAACATGTCGCACGAAATTCGTACTCCAATGAACGCTATTATTGGTTTTATTCACCTTTTAAAAGAAGAAGAAACAGAGCCTAAAAAAGTCAATTATTTAAATACTGTAATTGAAGCAAGCCAAAATTTACTTAACATTATTAATGATATTTTAGATTTTAGTAAAATTGAAAGTAATCAAATGATGTTAGAGCAAAAAGCATTTAATCCGCAAATAGAGGTGCAGAATTGTTTGGATTTATTTGCATCGCGTTTCAACACAAAACACATTAAAACTACGCTAATAGTTAATAATAATGTTCCAGAATATGCGGTGTCTGATGCGTTTCGAATTAAACAAATTTTAAATAATTTATTGTCTAACGCCGTTAAGTTTTCCCCTGAATATTCTGAGATTACGGTTGAAATAACCTACCAATTAGCAACACAAACCTTACACATAAGCGTAAAAGATCAAGGCATCGGCATAGCACCTGAAAAACAAAGTTCTATTTTTAATGCTTTTATACAAGCCGATGCCTCTACCACGCGTAAATACGGTGGCACAGGGTTAGGATTGGCTATTTCTACTAAATTAACAAAGCTATTGGGAGGAGATATTAGCGTTCAATCAGAATTAGGGTTAGGCAGTCAATTTACCTTTAGTGTTGTCGCGCCCATTAGCTCAAACGATACACTCAAAAAAACGCATACCTCTACGATAAAAATGCCAACACAACTTGCAGGACATGTATTGATTGTGGAGGACAATATTATCAATCAAAAATTATTAACCACCTTGTTAAAAAAAGTGGGTTTAACGTCTGAAGTGGCCAATGACGGGTTAGAAGCGGTTGAAGCGTTTAAAAATCAAACCAATAATCAAACTTTTAATATTATTTTAATGGATGAAAATATGCCAAATTTATCGGGTATAGAAGCCACACAACGCATTAGACAGTTAGAAAAAACACAAAATTTACCTCCCATGCCTATTATTGCAGTTACGGCTAACGCGATGGAAGGGGATTCGATACAATTTTTAACGCATGGTTTAAATGAATATTTAACCAAGCCAATTAATGTGCCATTGTTGTACAGTTTGTTGGAACGTTATTTAACTAAAGCAGTTTTATAA
- a CDS encoding VacJ family lipoprotein produces MQSFQSILTDCISMIFMNSIKLIFSKFSIFSVLILVNLMSLSVHANQAQTASPMGSNDPYETYNRAIFDFNMGFNEYIGSPVVNTYNTVMPLPAKIGIDNFLNNLTTPLSALNSLLQGKTEDGLSEIMRFSINSTFGLLGILDIATPAGLEDKKEDFGQTLYHWGVWKESNYLILPIVGPYTVRSLAGSMVDSVNDPLYNHIVDVDNSDRALIAGARGFVAYSKVVSLVDNLKNQPDPYVFARESYLQYRTNLIYDGKPPVKVLNDFNFE; encoded by the coding sequence ATGCAGAGTTTTCAATCCATTTTAACTGACTGTATTTCTATGATTTTTATGAATTCTATAAAACTAATTTTTTCAAAATTTTCTATTTTTAGCGTACTCATCTTGGTTAACTTAATGAGTTTATCAGTACACGCAAATCAAGCACAAACTGCTTCACCTATGGGTTCTAATGACCCTTATGAAACTTATAACCGTGCCATATTTGATTTTAATATGGGTTTTAACGAATACATTGGTTCGCCTGTTGTTAATACCTATAACACCGTTATGCCATTACCGGCAAAAATTGGTATTGATAATTTTTTAAACAATCTCACCACTCCGTTAAGCGCTTTAAACAGTTTATTGCAAGGCAAAACTGAAGATGGTTTATCTGAAATTATGCGATTTTCAATTAACAGTACCTTTGGTTTATTAGGAATTTTAGACATTGCAACGCCGGCTGGATTAGAAGATAAAAAAGAAGATTTTGGTCAAACGCTCTATCACTGGGGTGTATGGAAAGAATCAAATTATCTAATTTTACCGATTGTAGGACCTTACACAGTCCGTTCTTTAGCCGGTTCAATGGTCGATTCAGTAAACGACCCTCTTTATAATCACATTGTAGACGTAGATAATTCTGACAGAGCCTTAATAGCCGGTGCACGAGGTTTTGTTGCATACAGTAAAGTGGTGAGCTTGGTGGATAATTTAAAAAATCAACCTGATCCTTATGTGTTTGCCAGAGAAAGTTATTTGCAATATCGAACTAATTTGATTTACGACGGCAAACCACCGGTTAAAGTTTTAAATGACTTTAATTTTGAGTAA
- a CDS encoding hydrogen peroxide-inducible genes activator gives MTLSELKYIVAVAREKHFRKAAETCFVSQPTLSVAIKKLEDELGIILFERCKQDILITPMGKKVIELAEEILEKSKDIKELALDAQGDYSSELKIGAIYTIAPYILPKLIPKFHALAPKVPLIIEENYTHVLANKLQSGELDIVILSLPFSEPNIETLAIFDEPFKVIVPKDHPLANTKTTLSLKNIENESVLLLGSGHCFRDQVIENFPNLMHLNYQSDRLQRTFEGSSLETIRYMVSSGAGLSIFPCSSLSERDEDLFAIKPLHDPVPTRTVAIAWRKTFTRPKILELFKQAIFQIQIPCTMPIKQP, from the coding sequence ATGACATTAAGTGAACTTAAATACATTGTGGCAGTTGCCCGTGAAAAACATTTTAGAAAAGCCGCTGAAACCTGTTTTGTTAGTCAACCGACTTTAAGTGTGGCCATTAAAAAACTGGAAGATGAATTAGGCATAATATTATTTGAACGATGTAAACAAGATATATTAATAACCCCAATGGGAAAAAAAGTAATTGAACTAGCAGAAGAAATACTAGAAAAAAGCAAAGACATTAAAGAACTTGCTCTTGATGCACAGGGAGATTATTCATCCGAACTTAAGATTGGGGCTATTTACACAATTGCACCTTATATATTGCCTAAATTGATTCCAAAATTTCATGCTTTAGCGCCTAAAGTTCCACTTATTATTGAAGAAAATTACACTCATGTTTTAGCCAATAAATTGCAATCGGGTGAACTCGATATTGTTATTTTATCATTGCCTTTTTCTGAACCAAATATTGAAACCTTGGCTATTTTTGACGAACCTTTTAAAGTTATAGTGCCAAAAGACCATCCTTTGGCAAACACTAAAACAACCCTAAGTCTTAAAAATATTGAAAACGAAAGTGTATTATTACTAGGATCGGGACATTGTTTTAGAGATCAAGTTATTGAAAATTTTCCTAATTTGATGCATTTAAATTATCAAAGTGATCGATTACAGCGCACATTTGAAGGCAGTTCACTTGAAACGATTCGTTATATGGTTTCATCAGGTGCAGGTTTGTCTATTTTTCCATGCAGTTCGCTCTCAGAACGCGATGAAGACCTTTTTGCGATTAAACCCTTACATGACCCTGTTCCAACAAGAACTGTGGCCATAGCATGGCGTAAAACGTTTACTCGTCCAAAAATTTTAGAACTCTTTAAACAAGCTATTTTTCAAATACAAATACCTTGTACAATGCCAATTAAACAACCTTAA
- a CDS encoding nitroreductase family protein, translating into MSTFDPHATLSLIQARRTCYQFMDRAQHPVLESEIAQCLAAAVCAPNHKLTQPWVFWVLGQQTQAQLAHIYAQLRAQKNTRCDDLEYEQCYENARLKFNAIGQVVLVGQTLNTDLTVQKEDYAACACAIQNWQLMAWSLNIGVQWSTGPILNDARTLQILNVPHNTSLIGALYMGKINADCAPKNTLKRKTIAEVTTYLP; encoded by the coding sequence ATGAGTACGTTTGATCCGCATGCAACCTTATCGTTAATACAAGCCAGACGCACGTGTTATCAGTTTATGGATCGTGCACAGCACCCGGTTTTAGAGTCCGAAATAGCTCAGTGTTTAGCGGCTGCGGTGTGCGCGCCCAATCATAAACTGACTCAACCTTGGGTGTTTTGGGTGCTGGGTCAACAAACTCAAGCGCAATTGGCGCATATTTATGCGCAGCTTAGAGCGCAAAAAAATACCCGTTGTGACGATTTAGAGTATGAGCAGTGTTATGAAAATGCGCGGCTTAAATTTAATGCCATTGGCCAAGTGGTGTTGGTGGGACAAACCTTAAACACCGATTTAACCGTGCAAAAAGAAGATTATGCGGCCTGTGCCTGCGCCATTCAAAATTGGCAGTTAATGGCTTGGTCGCTTAACATTGGAGTGCAATGGAGTACCGGCCCTATTCTTAACGATGCACGTACCCTGCAAATACTCAATGTGCCGCACAATACCAGTTTAATAGGCGCGTTATACATGGGTAAAATTAATGCCGATTGCGCGCCTAAGAATACGTTAAAACGTAAAACAATAGCCGAAGTAACCACGTATTTACCTTAA
- the recQ gene encoding DNA helicase RecQ has protein sequence MNADNPNNSNNATLQNALATLQSVFGYAQFRAQQAEIIDDVLRGQDCFVLMPTGGGKSLCYQIPALLLPGTALVVSPLIALMQDQVSALKANGVKADFYNSSLDAQSAEEVLMKLHTGQLDLLYVSPERLLNQAFIARLQTIEISLFAIDEAHCISQWGHDFRPEYSQIGALRALFVQVPFIALTATADHATRQDILDKLHLSNPTTRISSFDRPNIRYTVLEKNNPMRQLLQFLQSHPNDSGIVYALSRKRVEEVAEKLKEAGFNAQAYHAGLPAQIRQSVHQQFIRDKIDIVVATVAFGMGIDKPNVRFVVHYDLPKNIEGYYQETGRAGRDGLASEALLLFGMQDVVTAKHFVENVPNEDQRRLENFKLASMVDFAEAQTCRRNVLLNYFGEPSHQACGNCDICLNPPALFDGKVAAQKALSCVYRLNQGFGAKHVVDVLRGVDNERIRGLSHQQLSTYGIGKEFSATEWSSILRQLIHLGYLYQDIQNYSVLKLTARSGDALKGKVDVQFASPKKASFDVTRPGNSGKRTAKDDLLEHDKPLFEALRALRREIALSEDIPAYQVFGDAALVEMAQKRPQDDHQLLRISGVGETKLARFGFEFLSLLRQNP, from the coding sequence ATGAACGCTGACAACCCCAACAATTCTAACAACGCCACGTTACAAAACGCCTTAGCCACCTTGCAAAGTGTGTTTGGCTACGCCCAATTTAGGGCGCAACAAGCCGAAATTATTGATGACGTTTTGCGAGGCCAAGACTGTTTTGTATTAATGCCCACTGGCGGTGGAAAATCGTTGTGTTATCAAATTCCCGCCTTGTTGTTGCCAGGCACCGCACTGGTGGTGTCGCCGTTAATTGCCTTAATGCAAGATCAAGTGTCGGCGCTTAAAGCCAACGGTGTAAAAGCCGATTTTTACAACTCCAGTTTGGACGCTCAAAGCGCCGAAGAGGTGTTGATGAAACTGCACACTGGGCAACTCGATTTGCTGTACGTGTCGCCCGAACGCTTGTTAAATCAGGCGTTTATTGCGCGGTTGCAAACCATCGAGATAAGCCTGTTTGCGATTGATGAGGCGCACTGTATTTCGCAATGGGGACACGATTTTAGACCCGAATACAGTCAAATTGGGGCGTTGCGGGCGCTGTTTGTGCAAGTGCCGTTTATAGCCCTAACCGCCACCGCCGACCACGCCACGCGTCAGGATATTCTAGACAAACTGCATTTATCTAATCCCACCACGCGCATCAGCAGTTTTGATCGACCCAATATTCGTTACACCGTGCTCGAAAAAAACAATCCAATGCGCCAATTATTGCAATTTTTACAATCCCATCCCAACGACAGCGGCATTGTTTACGCTCTAAGCCGTAAACGGGTTGAAGAAGTGGCCGAAAAACTCAAAGAAGCCGGTTTTAACGCCCAAGCGTATCATGCAGGATTGCCCGCCCAAATTAGGCAAAGTGTTCATCAGCAGTTTATTCGCGACAAAATTGACATTGTTGTCGCCACCGTGGCCTTTGGCATGGGCATTGATAAACCCAATGTACGTTTTGTGGTGCATTACGATTTGCCCAAAAACATCGAAGGCTATTACCAAGAAACCGGTCGTGCCGGACGAGACGGTTTGGCCTCGGAAGCCCTGTTATTGTTTGGCATGCAAGACGTGGTAACGGCCAAACATTTTGTGGAAAACGTCCCCAACGAAGACCAACGGCGTTTAGAAAATTTTAAATTGGCCAGCATGGTCGATTTTGCCGAAGCGCAAACCTGTCGGCGCAATGTGCTGTTAAATTATTTTGGCGAACCCAGTCACCAGGCCTGTGGCAATTGCGATATTTGCTTAAACCCACCGGCGTTATTTGACGGCAAAGTGGCCGCACAAAAGGCGTTATCGTGTGTGTATCGGCTTAATCAAGGGTTTGGAGCAAAACACGTGGTGGACGTATTGCGCGGCGTGGACAACGAACGAATTAGGGGTTTATCGCATCAGCAACTCAGCACCTACGGCATTGGCAAAGAGTTTTCGGCCACCGAATGGTCGAGCATTTTGCGCCAATTGATTCATTTAGGGTATTTGTATCAAGACATTCAAAATTATTCGGTGCTAAAACTCACCGCGCGTTCGGGTGATGCGCTAAAAGGTAAAGTTGACGTGCAATTTGCGTCGCCTAAAAAAGCCAGTTTTGATGTGACCAGGCCTGGTAACAGCGGCAAACGCACCGCCAAAGACGATTTATTAGAACACGATAAACCGTTGTTTGAAGCGCTTAGAGCCTTACGCAGAGAAATTGCCCTAAGCGAAGACATCCCCGCCTATCAAGTGTTTGGCGACGCGGCGTTGGTCGAAATGGCGCAAAAACGCCCGCAAGACGACCATCAATTATTACGCATCAGCGGAGTAGGCGAAACCAAACTAGCGCGCTTTGGCTTTGAATTTTTAAGCTTACTGCGCCAAAATCCTTAA